The following proteins come from a genomic window of Eleginops maclovinus isolate JMC-PN-2008 ecotype Puerto Natales chromosome 8, JC_Emac_rtc_rv5, whole genome shotgun sequence:
- the chd1 gene encoding chromodomain-helicase-DNA-binding protein 1 isoform X3 gives MAGRSEEESVSNSGGESSNSDDESGSGSGSASGSASGSSSSSSSSSSQSGSSDSGSGSDSGSGSDSDTEKAKEKIEPPNKSNIDGAEFWKSNPSILAVQRSAMLRKQQLQQQQQQQQQQQQQQRQSSSNSGSDEDSSSSDGSDSSSGSKRRRNSGSSGSGSGSGSGSGSGSDSSAEEKSEETASDYEPSHKIKSRKPPTKMNYRNGKKSSNQKKKKSQNHSSSDDEDDEYKKAASAGPRRQATVNVSYKEDDDLKTDSDDLVEVLGEDVPQPEEDEFETLERVMECRIGRKRATGSVTTVYAIEADGDPNANYNPNKEPGDVQYLIKWKNWAHIHNTWETEETLKLQNVKGMKKLDNFKKKDAEKKRWLKAASPEDIEYFNCQEELMDDLHSQYQIVERIIGHSNQKSAAGYPDYLCKWQGLPYSECSWEDGALIGKKFQKCIDNYMSRNQSKNIPFRDCKVLKQRPRFVPMKKQPTYIGGEGLELRDYQLDSLNWMAHSWCKGHSCILADEMGLGKTIQTISFLNYLFNEHQLYGPFLLVVPLSTLTSWQREIQLWAPHLNFVVYLGDISSRNMIRTHEWMHVHNKRLKFNILLTTYEILLKDKSFLGAVSWAFIGVDEAHRLKNDDSLLYKTMMEFKSNHRLLITGTPLQNSLKELWSLLHFIMPEKFHSWELFEEAHGKGRDSGYASLHKELEPFLLRRVKKDVEKSLPAKVEQILRVEMSAIQKQYYKWILTRNYKALSKGTKGSTSGFLNVMMELKKCCNHCYLIKTPDEIEFLNRAEALQQLIRSSGKLVLLDKLLVRLKDRGHRVLIFSQMVRMLDILAEYLKSRQFLFQRLDGSIKGEMRKQALDHFNAEGSEDFCFLLSTRAGGLGINLASADTVVIFDSDWNPQNDLQAQARAHRIGQKRQVNIYRLVTKSSVEEEIIERAKKKMVLDHLVIQRMDTTGKTVLHTGSAPSSSAPFNKEELSSILKFGAEELFKEPEGEEQEPQEMDIDEILKRAETRENDPGPSTVGEELLSQFKVANFSMMDEEDLDMDSERSQRSWDDIIPEEQRRRMEEEERQKELEEIYLLPRMRNCAKQTSFNASSGRQSRNRRYSGSDSDSPSDRKRPKKRGRPRTIPRENIKGFSDAEIRRFVKSYKKFGGPLERLDAIARDAELVDKSEHDLKRLAETVHNGCVRTLRENPCGPEKSSGRRGKVKGPTFRISGVQVNAKLVISHEEELAPLHKAIPADPEERKKYMIPCHSKAAHFDIEWGKEDDSSLLIGIYEYGYGSWEMIKMDPDLNLTHKLLPDDPDKKPQAKQLQTRADYLIKLLSKDLAKKEAQKQAGTANSRKRKPRSKKSKTQKPIKTEEVPKSTSSDPPSDKRSDDEDEIEEEKEVTPVKTPSRRARADRTVLKEEEDDEEEEEEEEEEDEDEEPEQEEVSSSGETEIKEKEIKKESKKEKKEDSWDTQAKEPKEKKEPKPLEAVYKEESLEKNEVKTKKAGDVPVDITVSGETGPVSEESEELDQRTFSVCKERMRPVKAALKQLDRPEKGLSEREQLEHTRQCLIKIGDHITECLKEYSNPEQIKQWRKNLWIFVSKFTEFDARKLHKLYKHAIKKRQENAQAMEQNTRNANTHGYKNTDIERLKDNSHQDDSSRDSYSSDRYPPSGRHHESSSKDRHSSEPHRKSSGGESRKRPYTSFSNGKDHRDRDHYRPDSRDRDRDRDRDRDRQDRYYNDSKHRKLDEFRSRDHRLDMKDHSHSDHRSSYRYHSDWQAEQRASASGPRSPRDQRSPYDSRSPMGHRSPFDYSSDHKSTPEQIWSSRKT, from the exons ATGGCTGGACGCAGTGAGGAGGAAAGTGTAAGCAACAGTGGTGGAGAATCAAG TAATTCTGATGATGAATCCGGTTCTGGATCGGGCTCAGCGTCAGGGTCCGCCTCAGGGTCCAgttccagctcctccagcagcagcagccaatcagggaGCAGTGACTCAGGAAGTGGCTCAGACTCTGGCAGCGGGTCAGATTCTGACACAGAGAAAGCCAAGGAAAAGATCGAACCGCCAAATAAGTCAAACATCGACGGAGCTGAG TTCTGGAAATCCAACCCAAGTATCCTAGCAGTGCAAAGATCTGCTATGCTCAGGAAACAGCAGCttcagcaacagcaacaacagcagcagcagcagcagcaacagcagagaCAAAGCTCCTCAAACAGTGGATCTGATGAG GACTCGTCAAGTAGCGATGGATCCGACTCATCGAGTGGATCCAAAAGGAGAAGAAATTCAGGCTCCTCTGGGTCCGGATCAGGCTCTGGATCTGGGAGTGGTTCAGGATCAGACTCATCCGCCGAGGAGAAGAGTGAAGAGACGGCATCAGACTATGAGCCGAGTCACAAAATCAAAAGCAGAAAGCCCCCGACAAA GATGAATTATCGGAACGGGAAGAAGAGCAGtaaccagaagaagaagaagtcccAGAATCATTCTTCTTCTGACGACGAGGACGACGAGTACAAGAAGGCGGCGTCGGCGGGGCCACGGCGGCAGGCCACGGTCAACGTCAGCTACAAGGAGGACGACGACCTGAAGACGGATTCCGACGACCTGGTGGAGGTTCTCGGTGAAGATGTCCCGCAGCCTGAGGAGGACGAGTTTGAGACGCTGGAGAGAGTAATGGAATGCAGGATAGGGAGGAAAAGAG CAACGGGAAGTGTCACCACTGTGTACGCCATAGAAGCAGACGGGGACCCCAACGCCAACTACAATCCCAACAAAGAGCCCGGTGACGTCCAGTATCTGATAAAGTGGAAGAACTGGGCGCACATCCACAACACCTGGGAGACGGAGGAGACGCTCAAGTTACAGAACGTCAAGGGCATGAAGAAACTGGACAACTTCAAGAAGAAGGACGCGGAGAAGAAGAGATG GTTAAAGGCGGCGTCACCGGAGGATATCGAGTATTTCAACTGTCAGGAAGAGTTAATGGACGACTTGCACTCTCAGTACCAGATTGTGGAGCGAATCATAG GACATTCAAACCAGAAGTCAGCAGCGGGTTACCCAGACTACCTGTGCAAGTGGCAGGGTCTTCCATATTCGGAGTGCAGCTGGGAGGACGGCGCTCTGATCGGCAAGAAGTTCCAGAAGTGCATCGACAACTACATGAGCAGAAACCAGTCCAAGAACATTCCTTTCAGAGACTGCAAG GTGCTCAAACAGAGACCCAGGTTTGTGCCGATGAAGAAGCAGCCAACGTACATAGGGGGTGAAGGACTGGAGCTCCGAGACTACCAGCTGGACAGTTTGAACTGGATGGCCCACTCGTGGTGCAA AGGCCACAGTTGCATTCTTGCGGATGAGATGGGTTTAGGGAAGACCATCCAGACAATCTCCTTCCTCAATTACCTGTTCAACGAGCACCAGCTGTACGGACCCTTCCTGTTGGTTGTGCCTCTCTCCACGCTCACCTCCTGGCAGAGAGAGATCCAGCTTTGGGCCCCTCATTTGAACTTTGTCGTCTACCTGGGAGACATCAGCAGCAGGAACATG atcaGGACACACGAGTGGATGCATGTTCATAACAAGAGGCTAAAGTTTAACATCCTTCTCACAACGTACGAGATTCTCCTCAAAGACAAG TCGTTTCTGGGCGCCGTCAGCTGGGCCTTCATCGGCGTGGACGAGGCGCATCGACTGAAGAACGACGACTCCCTCCTGTACAAGACCATGATGGAGTTCAAGTCCAATCACAGGCTTCTGATCACGGGAACGCCGCTGCAGAACTCCCTGAAGGAGCTGTGGTCCCTGCTGCACTTCATCATGCCAGAGAA GTTTCACTCCTGGGAGCTGTTTGAGGAGGCGCACGGTAAAGGCAGGGACTCGGGCTACGCCAGTCTGCACAAAGAGCTGGAACCTTTTCTACTGCGGAGAGTCAAGAAGGACGTGGAGAAATCTCTCCCTGCCAAAGTGGAGCAGATCCTCCGAGTGGAGATGAGCGCCATCCAGAAACAGTATTACAA GTGGATCCTGACCAGGAACTACAAGGCTCTGAGTAAAGGTACTAAAGGCAGCACGTCGGGCTTCCTGAACGTCATGATGGAGCTAAAGAAGTGTTGCAACCACTGCTACCTTATCAAGACCCCTGACGAAATCGAGTTCCTCAACAGAGCGGAAGCCTTACAG CAACTGATCCGCAGCAGTGGGAAGCTGGTGCTGCTGGACAAGCTGCTGGTGCGTCTGAAGGACAGAGGCCACCGGGTCCTGATCTTCTCCCAGATGGTTCGGATGCTGGATATCCTGGCTGAATACCTGAAGAGCCGACAGTTCCTCTTTCAG AGATTAGACGGCTCCATCAAAGGGGAGATGAGGAAGCAGGCGTTGGATCACTTCAACGCCGAGGGCTCGGAG gatTTCTGCTTCTTGTTGTCAACGCGTGCCGGGGGTCTGGGTATCAATCTGGCATCCGCAGACACAGTCGTCATCTTTGACTCCGACTGGAACCCCCAGAACGACCTGCAGGCTCAGGCCCGAGCACACAGGATCGGGCAGAAGAGACAG GTGAATATCTACCGTCTGGTGACGAAAAGCTCGGTAGAGGAGGAGATCATCGAGAGGGCGAAGAAGAAAATGGTGCTGGATCACCTGGTGATTCAGAGGATGGACACGACGGGGAAAACCGTCCTCCATACGGGATCTGCTCCCTCCAG TTCTGCCCCGTTCAACAAGGAGGAGCTGTCCTCCATCCTGAAGTTCGGGGCTGAGGAGCTGTTCAAAGAGCCAGAGGGCGAGGAGCAGGAGCCTcag GAAATGGACATCGATGAGATCCTGAAAAGAGCCGAGACCCGGGAGAACGACCCCGGCCCCTCCACAGTGGGGGAGGAACTGCTGTCTCAGTTCAAG GTGGCCAACTTCTCCATGATGGACGAAGAGGATCTGGACATGGACTCGGAGCGCAGTCAGAGGAGCTGGGACGATATCATTCCCGAGGAGCAGAGGAGgcggatggaggaggaggagaggcagaaggagctggaggagatctACCTGCTGCCCCGAATGAGGAATTGTGCCAAACAG ACAAGCTTTAACGCCAGCTCGGGTCGGCAGAGCAGGAACAGGCGGTACTCGGGCTCCGACAGCGACTCCCCCTCGGACCGGAAGAGGCCAAAGAAGCGGGGGCGGCCTCGGACTATACCAAGAGAGAACATCAAGGGCTTCAGTGACGCTGAGATCCGGAG GTTTGTCAAGAGCTACAAAAAATTTGGAGGACCGCTGGAAAGGTTGGATGCTATCGCTCGTGATGCAGAGCTCGTGGATAAGTCCGAGCACGACCTGAAGCGCCTGGCGGAGACGGTGCACAACGGCTGTGTGAGAACACTACGAGAAAACCCCTGCGGACCGGAGAAGAGCTCAG GCAGGAGAGGGAAGGTAAAGGGCCCGACCTTCAGGATCTCTGGGGTCCAGGTGAATGCAAAGCTGGTCATCTCCCATGAGGAAGAGCTGGCTCCGCTCCACAAGGCCATTCCTGCTGacccagaggagaggaagaa gtataTGATTCCATGCCACTCGAAGGCAGCACACTTTGATATCGAGTGGGGGAAGGAGGACGACTCCAGCCTCCTGATAGGAATATATGAGTACGGTTACGGCAGCTGGGAGATGATAAAGATGGACCCGGACCTCAACCTCACACACAAG CTCCTACCTGACGACCCTGACAAGAAGCCACAAGCAAAACAGTTGCAGACCAGAGCTGACTACCTCATCAAGTTGCTAAGCAAGGACCTGGCCAAGAAGGAAGCACAGAAGCAGGCAGGGACG GCCAACTCACGGAAGAGGAAACCGAGAAGTAAGAAGAGCAAAACCCAGAAGCCAATTAAGACCGAAGAGGTGCCGAAGAGCACGTCCTCGGACCCCCCGTCGGACAAGAGGTCGGACGACGAGGACGAGATCGAGGAGGAAAAG GAAGTGACACCGGTGAAGACGCCAAGCCGACGGGCCCGAGCAGACCGGACggtgctgaaggaggaggaggacgacgaggaggaagaggaggaggaggaggaggaggatgaagatgaggagcCCGAGCAGGAAGAGGTGTCTTCGTCGGGGGAGACGGAGATTAAAGAAAAGGAGatcaaaaaagaaagcaaaaaggagaagaaggaggacaGCTGGGACACACAAGCAAAGGAGCcaaaggagaagaaggagcCAAAGCCTCTGGAGGCGGTGTATAAAGAGGAGAGCCTGGAGAAG AACGAAGTGAAGACTAAGAAAGCCGGGGACGTGCCGGTCGACATAACAGTGAGTGGAGAAACTGGGCCGGTGTCTGAGGAGTCCGAGGAGCTGGACCAGAGGACCTTCAGTGTG tgtaaGGAGAGGATGCGGCCGGTGAAAGCAGCGCTGAAGCAGCTGGACCGACCGGAGAAAGGGCTGTCGGAGCGCGAGCAGCTGGAACACACGAGACAGTGCCTCATCAAGATCGGTGACCACATCACCGAGTGTCTGAAGGAGTACTCGAACCCTGAGCAGATCAAGCAGTGGAGAaa AAACCTGTGGATATTTGTTTCTAAATTCACGGAGTTTGACGCCAGGAAACTACATAAACTGTATAAGCATGCAATCAAGAAGAGACAGGAGAATGCCCAG GCAATGGAGCAGAACACtagaaatgcaaacacacacggCTACAAAAACACAG ATATCGAACGGCTGAAGGACAACTCTCACCAGGACGACAGCAGCAGGGACAGCTACAGCTCGGACAGATACCCGCCGTCGGGGCGACACCAcgagagcagcagcaaggaccGACACAGCTCCGAGCCGCACAGGAAGTCGTCGGGAGGGGAGTCCAGGAAAAGACCGTATACCTCCTTCAGCAACGGCAAAgaccacagagacagagaccacTACAGACCGGACAGCAGGGACAGAGACCGAGACCGAGACAGGGACCGAGACCGACAGGACAG ATACTACAACGACAGCAAGCACAGGAAGCTGGACGAGTTCCGCTCCAGAGACCACCGGCTGGACATGAAGGACCACTCCCACTCGGACCACCGCTCCTCCTACCGCTACCACTCGGACTGGCAGGCGGAGCAGCGGGCCTCGGCCAGCGGGCCCCGCTCCCCCCGGGACCAGCGCTCGCCCTACGACTCCCGCTCGCCCATGGGACACCGCTCGCCCTTCGACTACTCGTCGGACCACAAGAGCACACCGGAGCAGATCTGGAGCAGCCGCAAGACATAA
- the chd1 gene encoding chromodomain-helicase-DNA-binding protein 1 isoform X1 encodes MAGRSEEESVSNSGGESSNSDDESGSGSGSASGSASGSSSSSSSSSSQSGSSDSGSGSDSGSGSDSDTEKAKEKIEPPNKSNIDGAEFWKSNPSILAVQRSAMLRKQQLQQQQQQQQQQQQQQRQSSSNSGSDEDSSSSDGSDSSSGSKRRRNSGSSGSGSGSGSGSGSGSDSSAEEKSEETASDYEPSHKIKSRKPPTKMNYRNGKKSSNQKKKKSQNHSSSDDEDDEYKKAASAGPRRQATVNVSYKEDDDLKTDSDDLVEVLGEDVPQPEEDEFETLERVMECRIGRKRATGSVTTVYAIEADGDPNANYNPNKEPGDVQYLIKWKNWAHIHNTWETEETLKLQNVKGMKKLDNFKKKDAEKKRWLKAASPEDIEYFNCQEELMDDLHSQYQIVERIIGMLSTSHVPLNTFNAFLGFLPLNASLCAGHSNQKSAAGYPDYLCKWQGLPYSECSWEDGALIGKKFQKCIDNYMSRNQSKNIPFRDCKVLKQRPRFVPMKKQPTYIGGEGLELRDYQLDSLNWMAHSWCKGHSCILADEMGLGKTIQTISFLNYLFNEHQLYGPFLLVVPLSTLTSWQREIQLWAPHLNFVVYLGDISSRNMIRTHEWMHVHNKRLKFNILLTTYEILLKDKSFLGAVSWAFIGVDEAHRLKNDDSLLYKTMMEFKSNHRLLITGTPLQNSLKELWSLLHFIMPEKFHSWELFEEAHGKGRDSGYASLHKELEPFLLRRVKKDVEKSLPAKVEQILRVEMSAIQKQYYKWILTRNYKALSKGTKGSTSGFLNVMMELKKCCNHCYLIKTPDEIEFLNRAEALQQLIRSSGKLVLLDKLLVRLKDRGHRVLIFSQMVRMLDILAEYLKSRQFLFQRLDGSIKGEMRKQALDHFNAEGSEDFCFLLSTRAGGLGINLASADTVVIFDSDWNPQNDLQAQARAHRIGQKRQVNIYRLVTKSSVEEEIIERAKKKMVLDHLVIQRMDTTGKTVLHTGSAPSSSAPFNKEELSSILKFGAEELFKEPEGEEQEPQEMDIDEILKRAETRENDPGPSTVGEELLSQFKVANFSMMDEEDLDMDSERSQRSWDDIIPEEQRRRMEEEERQKELEEIYLLPRMRNCAKQTSFNASSGRQSRNRRYSGSDSDSPSDRKRPKKRGRPRTIPRENIKGFSDAEIRRFVKSYKKFGGPLERLDAIARDAELVDKSEHDLKRLAETVHNGCVRTLRENPCGPEKSSGGRRGKVKGPTFRISGVQVNAKLVISHEEELAPLHKAIPADPEERKKYMIPCHSKAAHFDIEWGKEDDSSLLIGIYEYGYGSWEMIKMDPDLNLTHKLLPDDPDKKPQAKQLQTRADYLIKLLSKDLAKKEAQKQAGTANSRKRKPRSKKSKTQKPIKTEEVPKSTSSDPPSDKRSDDEDEIEEEKEVTPVKTPSRRARADRTVLKEEEDDEEEEEEEEEEDEDEEPEQEEVSSSGETEIKEKEIKKESKKEKKEDSWDTQAKEPKEKKEPKPLEAVYKEESLEKNEVKTKKAGDVPVDITVSGETGPVSEESEELDQRTFSVCKERMRPVKAALKQLDRPEKGLSEREQLEHTRQCLIKIGDHITECLKEYSNPEQIKQWRKNLWIFVSKFTEFDARKLHKLYKHAIKKRQENAQAMEQNTRNANTHGYKNTDIERLKDNSHQDDSSRDSYSSDRYPPSGRHHESSSKDRHSSEPHRKSSGGESRKRPYTSFSNGKDHRDRDHYRPDSRDRDRDRDRDRDRQDRYYNDSKHRKLDEFRSRDHRLDMKDHSHSDHRSSYRYHSDWQAEQRASASGPRSPRDQRSPYDSRSPMGHRSPFDYSSDHKSTPEQIWSSRKT; translated from the exons ATGGCTGGACGCAGTGAGGAGGAAAGTGTAAGCAACAGTGGTGGAGAATCAAG TAATTCTGATGATGAATCCGGTTCTGGATCGGGCTCAGCGTCAGGGTCCGCCTCAGGGTCCAgttccagctcctccagcagcagcagccaatcagggaGCAGTGACTCAGGAAGTGGCTCAGACTCTGGCAGCGGGTCAGATTCTGACACAGAGAAAGCCAAGGAAAAGATCGAACCGCCAAATAAGTCAAACATCGACGGAGCTGAG TTCTGGAAATCCAACCCAAGTATCCTAGCAGTGCAAAGATCTGCTATGCTCAGGAAACAGCAGCttcagcaacagcaacaacagcagcagcagcagcagcaacagcagagaCAAAGCTCCTCAAACAGTGGATCTGATGAG GACTCGTCAAGTAGCGATGGATCCGACTCATCGAGTGGATCCAAAAGGAGAAGAAATTCAGGCTCCTCTGGGTCCGGATCAGGCTCTGGATCTGGGAGTGGTTCAGGATCAGACTCATCCGCCGAGGAGAAGAGTGAAGAGACGGCATCAGACTATGAGCCGAGTCACAAAATCAAAAGCAGAAAGCCCCCGACAAA GATGAATTATCGGAACGGGAAGAAGAGCAGtaaccagaagaagaagaagtcccAGAATCATTCTTCTTCTGACGACGAGGACGACGAGTACAAGAAGGCGGCGTCGGCGGGGCCACGGCGGCAGGCCACGGTCAACGTCAGCTACAAGGAGGACGACGACCTGAAGACGGATTCCGACGACCTGGTGGAGGTTCTCGGTGAAGATGTCCCGCAGCCTGAGGAGGACGAGTTTGAGACGCTGGAGAGAGTAATGGAATGCAGGATAGGGAGGAAAAGAG CAACGGGAAGTGTCACCACTGTGTACGCCATAGAAGCAGACGGGGACCCCAACGCCAACTACAATCCCAACAAAGAGCCCGGTGACGTCCAGTATCTGATAAAGTGGAAGAACTGGGCGCACATCCACAACACCTGGGAGACGGAGGAGACGCTCAAGTTACAGAACGTCAAGGGCATGAAGAAACTGGACAACTTCAAGAAGAAGGACGCGGAGAAGAAGAGATG GTTAAAGGCGGCGTCACCGGAGGATATCGAGTATTTCAACTGTCAGGAAGAGTTAATGGACGACTTGCACTCTCAGTACCAGATTGTGGAGCGAATCATAGGTATGCTCTCCACATCACATGTTCCTCTGAATACTTTCAATGCTTTCCTTGGTTTCCTGCCACTAAATGCATCTCTCTGTGCAGGACATTCAAACCAGAAGTCAGCAGCGGGTTACCCAGACTACCTGTGCAAGTGGCAGGGTCTTCCATATTCGGAGTGCAGCTGGGAGGACGGCGCTCTGATCGGCAAGAAGTTCCAGAAGTGCATCGACAACTACATGAGCAGAAACCAGTCCAAGAACATTCCTTTCAGAGACTGCAAG GTGCTCAAACAGAGACCCAGGTTTGTGCCGATGAAGAAGCAGCCAACGTACATAGGGGGTGAAGGACTGGAGCTCCGAGACTACCAGCTGGACAGTTTGAACTGGATGGCCCACTCGTGGTGCAA AGGCCACAGTTGCATTCTTGCGGATGAGATGGGTTTAGGGAAGACCATCCAGACAATCTCCTTCCTCAATTACCTGTTCAACGAGCACCAGCTGTACGGACCCTTCCTGTTGGTTGTGCCTCTCTCCACGCTCACCTCCTGGCAGAGAGAGATCCAGCTTTGGGCCCCTCATTTGAACTTTGTCGTCTACCTGGGAGACATCAGCAGCAGGAACATG atcaGGACACACGAGTGGATGCATGTTCATAACAAGAGGCTAAAGTTTAACATCCTTCTCACAACGTACGAGATTCTCCTCAAAGACAAG TCGTTTCTGGGCGCCGTCAGCTGGGCCTTCATCGGCGTGGACGAGGCGCATCGACTGAAGAACGACGACTCCCTCCTGTACAAGACCATGATGGAGTTCAAGTCCAATCACAGGCTTCTGATCACGGGAACGCCGCTGCAGAACTCCCTGAAGGAGCTGTGGTCCCTGCTGCACTTCATCATGCCAGAGAA GTTTCACTCCTGGGAGCTGTTTGAGGAGGCGCACGGTAAAGGCAGGGACTCGGGCTACGCCAGTCTGCACAAAGAGCTGGAACCTTTTCTACTGCGGAGAGTCAAGAAGGACGTGGAGAAATCTCTCCCTGCCAAAGTGGAGCAGATCCTCCGAGTGGAGATGAGCGCCATCCAGAAACAGTATTACAA GTGGATCCTGACCAGGAACTACAAGGCTCTGAGTAAAGGTACTAAAGGCAGCACGTCGGGCTTCCTGAACGTCATGATGGAGCTAAAGAAGTGTTGCAACCACTGCTACCTTATCAAGACCCCTGACGAAATCGAGTTCCTCAACAGAGCGGAAGCCTTACAG CAACTGATCCGCAGCAGTGGGAAGCTGGTGCTGCTGGACAAGCTGCTGGTGCGTCTGAAGGACAGAGGCCACCGGGTCCTGATCTTCTCCCAGATGGTTCGGATGCTGGATATCCTGGCTGAATACCTGAAGAGCCGACAGTTCCTCTTTCAG AGATTAGACGGCTCCATCAAAGGGGAGATGAGGAAGCAGGCGTTGGATCACTTCAACGCCGAGGGCTCGGAG gatTTCTGCTTCTTGTTGTCAACGCGTGCCGGGGGTCTGGGTATCAATCTGGCATCCGCAGACACAGTCGTCATCTTTGACTCCGACTGGAACCCCCAGAACGACCTGCAGGCTCAGGCCCGAGCACACAGGATCGGGCAGAAGAGACAG GTGAATATCTACCGTCTGGTGACGAAAAGCTCGGTAGAGGAGGAGATCATCGAGAGGGCGAAGAAGAAAATGGTGCTGGATCACCTGGTGATTCAGAGGATGGACACGACGGGGAAAACCGTCCTCCATACGGGATCTGCTCCCTCCAG TTCTGCCCCGTTCAACAAGGAGGAGCTGTCCTCCATCCTGAAGTTCGGGGCTGAGGAGCTGTTCAAAGAGCCAGAGGGCGAGGAGCAGGAGCCTcag GAAATGGACATCGATGAGATCCTGAAAAGAGCCGAGACCCGGGAGAACGACCCCGGCCCCTCCACAGTGGGGGAGGAACTGCTGTCTCAGTTCAAG GTGGCCAACTTCTCCATGATGGACGAAGAGGATCTGGACATGGACTCGGAGCGCAGTCAGAGGAGCTGGGACGATATCATTCCCGAGGAGCAGAGGAGgcggatggaggaggaggagaggcagaaggagctggaggagatctACCTGCTGCCCCGAATGAGGAATTGTGCCAAACAG ACAAGCTTTAACGCCAGCTCGGGTCGGCAGAGCAGGAACAGGCGGTACTCGGGCTCCGACAGCGACTCCCCCTCGGACCGGAAGAGGCCAAAGAAGCGGGGGCGGCCTCGGACTATACCAAGAGAGAACATCAAGGGCTTCAGTGACGCTGAGATCCGGAG GTTTGTCAAGAGCTACAAAAAATTTGGAGGACCGCTGGAAAGGTTGGATGCTATCGCTCGTGATGCAGAGCTCGTGGATAAGTCCGAGCACGACCTGAAGCGCCTGGCGGAGACGGTGCACAACGGCTGTGTGAGAACACTACGAGAAAACCCCTGCGGACCGGAGAAGAGCTCAG GAGGCAGGAGAGGGAAGGTAAAGGGCCCGACCTTCAGGATCTCTGGGGTCCAGGTGAATGCAAAGCTGGTCATCTCCCATGAGGAAGAGCTGGCTCCGCTCCACAAGGCCATTCCTGCTGacccagaggagaggaagaa gtataTGATTCCATGCCACTCGAAGGCAGCACACTTTGATATCGAGTGGGGGAAGGAGGACGACTCCAGCCTCCTGATAGGAATATATGAGTACGGTTACGGCAGCTGGGAGATGATAAAGATGGACCCGGACCTCAACCTCACACACAAG CTCCTACCTGACGACCCTGACAAGAAGCCACAAGCAAAACAGTTGCAGACCAGAGCTGACTACCTCATCAAGTTGCTAAGCAAGGACCTGGCCAAGAAGGAAGCACAGAAGCAGGCAGGGACG GCCAACTCACGGAAGAGGAAACCGAGAAGTAAGAAGAGCAAAACCCAGAAGCCAATTAAGACCGAAGAGGTGCCGAAGAGCACGTCCTCGGACCCCCCGTCGGACAAGAGGTCGGACGACGAGGACGAGATCGAGGAGGAAAAG GAAGTGACACCGGTGAAGACGCCAAGCCGACGGGCCCGAGCAGACCGGACggtgctgaaggaggaggaggacgacgaggaggaagaggaggaggaggaggaggaggatgaagatgaggagcCCGAGCAGGAAGAGGTGTCTTCGTCGGGGGAGACGGAGATTAAAGAAAAGGAGatcaaaaaagaaagcaaaaaggagaagaaggaggacaGCTGGGACACACAAGCAAAGGAGCcaaaggagaagaaggagcCAAAGCCTCTGGAGGCGGTGTATAAAGAGGAGAGCCTGGAGAAG AACGAAGTGAAGACTAAGAAAGCCGGGGACGTGCCGGTCGACATAACAGTGAGTGGAGAAACTGGGCCGGTGTCTGAGGAGTCCGAGGAGCTGGACCAGAGGACCTTCAGTGTG tgtaaGGAGAGGATGCGGCCGGTGAAAGCAGCGCTGAAGCAGCTGGACCGACCGGAGAAAGGGCTGTCGGAGCGCGAGCAGCTGGAACACACGAGACAGTGCCTCATCAAGATCGGTGACCACATCACCGAGTGTCTGAAGGAGTACTCGAACCCTGAGCAGATCAAGCAGTGGAGAaa AAACCTGTGGATATTTGTTTCTAAATTCACGGAGTTTGACGCCAGGAAACTACATAAACTGTATAAGCATGCAATCAAGAAGAGACAGGAGAATGCCCAG GCAATGGAGCAGAACACtagaaatgcaaacacacacggCTACAAAAACACAG ATATCGAACGGCTGAAGGACAACTCTCACCAGGACGACAGCAGCAGGGACAGCTACAGCTCGGACAGATACCCGCCGTCGGGGCGACACCAcgagagcagcagcaaggaccGACACAGCTCCGAGCCGCACAGGAAGTCGTCGGGAGGGGAGTCCAGGAAAAGACCGTATACCTCCTTCAGCAACGGCAAAgaccacagagacagagaccacTACAGACCGGACAGCAGGGACAGAGACCGAGACCGAGACAGGGACCGAGACCGACAGGACAG ATACTACAACGACAGCAAGCACAGGAAGCTGGACGAGTTCCGCTCCAGAGACCACCGGCTGGACATGAAGGACCACTCCCACTCGGACCACCGCTCCTCCTACCGCTACCACTCGGACTGGCAGGCGGAGCAGCGGGCCTCGGCCAGCGGGCCCCGCTCCCCCCGGGACCAGCGCTCGCCCTACGACTCCCGCTCGCCCATGGGACACCGCTCGCCCTTCGACTACTCGTCGGACCACAAGAGCACACCGGAGCAGATCTGGAGCAGCCGCAAGACATAA